In Etheostoma cragini isolate CJK2018 unplaced genomic scaffold, CSU_Ecrag_1.0 ScbMSFa_67, whole genome shotgun sequence, the genomic stretch AATttggacacacactatgcttgttacacacactgtttgttacacacacagggacacacacactatgcttgttacacacacagggacacactatgcttgttacacacacagggacacacacacgcacagggacacacactatgcttgttacacacacagggacacacacacacactatgcttgttacccactcagggacacacactatactTGTTAAAATGTCCCTTTATATTTACCTTGCAGCCGGATGAGATGGAGGCGGAGCCTCCAGAGGACTGGCAgcgggaggtggaggaggaggaggaagaggaagaggcggaggaggaggaggaagaggaaggggcggaggaggaggaaggggcgGAGCCTCCAGAAGACTGGCAGCGAGAAGTGGAGGAAGACGACttggtggaggaagaggaggtggagccAACAGGTCCCCAGGTGCATGATGAGAGAGAAAGTAGCAGGACGGAGATGAGGAATAggaagatgatgatggtgaGGATGGGTCTGCCGTTCCTCACTGGAGTCTCCCCAACCGGCTTCCTCTCAGCCAATAGGAAGCAGCCGGGAGGAACAGACCACCTGGTCCAGGTGAGGACCACACTAACTAACTctacac encodes the following:
- the LOC117941387 gene encoding ribosomal biogenesis protein LAS1L-like; translation: MAQDRLGKAFWIQDYLISPLTQTMEQSGADCCIQYRMHISRPRLEREKPTRPARRRRDTEQQKVEEPDEMEAEPPEDWQREVEEEEEEEEEGAEPPEDWQREVEEDDLVEEEEVEPTGPQVHDERESSRTEMRNRKMMMVRMGLPFLTGVSPTGFLSANRKQPGGTDHLVQ